In one window of Helianthus annuus cultivar XRQ/B chromosome 17, HanXRQr2.0-SUNRISE, whole genome shotgun sequence DNA:
- the LOC110925057 gene encoding uncharacterized protein LOC110925057, with protein MTWQLPKRIREAKIEQLEIEFESLRMKETKSIDSFAGRISQLVTKAANLKAMTFQEAIGRLKTFEDKIKVIESLAENQGNLMFANGESSSKSKSYKNTRGRGRDGLSYRGKRQDQDDENQDGSQSRDGQDQGSKQAGQRRTNDRQRGRKDRSQVQCYRCDKFGHFTSGYPDRMKKQDEANLAKSDDFNPSLFMMRCDQETIFLNEEWVNPNRFETEPIEKDTGYLDNRASNHMTGNRVYFFELNERVTGNVKFGDGSCIDIRGKGSTLLEGKTGEKRLLTDVYYILSMQTNIIRSSNGRWMRHSHET; from the exons ATGACATGGCAGTTGCCAAAAAGGATCCGAGAGGCAAAGATTGAACAATTGGAGATAGAGTTTGAATCTTTAAGGATGAAAGAAACAAAGTCGATTGATTCTTTTGCAGGAAGAATAAGTCAGTTGGTGACCAAAGCAGCCA ATTTGAAAGCCATGACGTTTCAAGAAGCAATCGGTAGACTGAAGACGTTCGAAGACAAGATTAAGGTTATCGAGTCTTTAGCAGAAAATCAAGGTAATCTAATGTTTGCCAATGGTGAGTCGTCATCGAAATCCAAATCCTATAAAAATACGCGTGGGCGTGGGCGAGACGGTTTAAGTTACCGAGGCAAACGTCAAGACCAGGATGATGAAAACCAAGATGGAAGTCAAAGCCGAGATGGTCAAGATCAGGGGTCAAAGCAGGCGGGTCAAAGAAGAACCAATGATCGCCAAAGGGGAAGGAAAGATAGATCACAGGTTCAGTGTTACCGTTGTGATAAATTTGGTCACTTCACGTCAGGATATCCGGATCGTATGAAGAAACAAGATGAAGCTAACTTAGCGAAATCCGATGATTTTAATCCATCATTATTCATGATGAGATGTGATCAAGAGACGATTTTTCTAAATGAAGAATGGGTGAATCCAAATCGTTTCGAGACTGAGCCAATAGAGAAAGACACTGGGTATCTCGACAACAGAGCATCGAATCACATGACGGGTAATCGAGTTTATTTCTTTGAACTTAATGAGCGTGTCACGGGAAATGTGAAGTTTGGAGATGGATCTTGTATTGATATACGGGGAAAGGGATCGACATTACTTGAAGGGAAAACAGGGGAGAAGCGCCTGTTGACCGATGTTTACTACATACTGAGTATGCAAACCAATATCATAAGGTCAAGCAACGGAAGGTGGATGCGACATTCACATGAAACATGA
- the LOC110923333 gene encoding uncharacterized protein LOC110923333 yields the protein MKHNMITEPATTATTATRKVAKPAVYFLILLLSYYLGYLSALIKNPSYDHPTTTKVNPPPQAVDVDHYQFQTQCAEPIPPELVRQTILTRIFNGSSPYNGFPQPHIEPFLRQKRIKGWGSTGLVFKNLIQKVKPKTIIEIGTFLGASAIHMAELTSQLGLQTQILCLDDFRGWPGLPGQFRDIKMINGDTMLLYQFMQNVVHVNATESIIFLPFSTGSTLERLCEWGVLADLIEVDAGHDFHSAWSDINRAYKLLRPGGVIFGHDYFTVADNRGVRRAVNMFARVNGLRVKADGQHWVLDSF from the coding sequence ATGAAGCATAACATGATCACTGAACcggccaccaccgccaccaccgccacccgtAAAGTCGCTAAACCGGCGGTTTACTTTCTCATCCTCCTCTTGTCTTATTACCTCGGCTATTTATCAGCCCTTATCAAAAATCCATCATATgaccaccccaccaccaccaaaGTCAACCCACCACCACAAGCCGTCGATGTTGACCACTACCAATTCCAAACTCAGTGTGCCGAACCGATTCCACCTGAACTCGTTCGCCAAACAATCCTAACCCGAATCTTCAACGGGTCATCCCCGTACAACGGTTTCCCTCAACCGCATATCGAACCGTTCTTACGACAAAAAAGAATCAAAGGTTGGGGGTCAACCGGGCTCGTGTTCAAGAACCTTATACAAAAAGTTAAACCCAAAACGATAATAGAAATAGGCACCTTTTTAGGTGCCTCGGCCATCCACATGGCCGAGTTGACTAGTCAACTCGGCCTACAGACGCAGATTCTGTGCCTTGACGATTTTCGAGGCTGGCCTGGGTTACCGGGCCAGTTTCGAGACATTAAGATGATAAATGGTGACACAATGTTGTTGTACCAATTTATGCAAAATGTGGTTCATGTCAATGCAACGGAAAGTATTATATTTTTACCATTTTCGACCGGGTCAACTCTTGAGAGGTTATGTGAGTGGGGCGTGTTGGCGGACTTGATTGAAGTTGATGCGGGCCATGATTTTCACTCGGCTTGGTCGGATATCAATCGGGCCTATAAGTTATTGCGGCCCGGTGGGGTTATTTTCGGGCATGATTATTTTACGGTAGCTGATAATAGAGGCGTTAGAAGAGCTGTAAATATGTTTGCCCGAGTTAACGGTCTTCGAGTCAAGGCTGATGGTCAACATTGGGTACTTGACTCGTTCTAA